In Janthinobacterium sp. B9-8, the genomic stretch ATGTAACGCTAGCTAATTCGGTGAGTGGCCGTGGCAGCTCTGGCTCCGGGAATAGTTCGAGTACACAAATTGAGATGCTGGCAGAACACCAGTTATGGAAGAAAATAGAAAACAACCTGAAAGAGTTATTGGGTGTGTCGGCAGATTCAAAAAGCGCTGGTGCGCAGCTTGGCAGTATTGTGCAAGACCGAAGTGCACAGGCCGTCAAAAACAATGAATCTACAGATAAAAAAGAAGTTGTTAAAACAGCGGCAGATGCAGCAAAAATAGCAAAGGATGTGGCACAAACTAATAAAATTAATCTTGAAATAGAAAAATTAAAAACAGGCGAATCCTTACCTATTAATAAAGCGAGCCCCACTGTAGATTTAAATAGCAACCGGTTGGTTATTCTTAACCCGGAAACAGGGGTGGTTACAATCAGAGCTAGTCAGAAAGAGCACGCAAAAGTGGCTGAGTATTTAAATGCCGTGCAAGGCGGCGCTTTGCGACAGGTGCTGATTGAGGCGACGATTGTTGAAGTTTTATTATCTGATCAATATCAGGCAGGGGTGGATTGGAGCCGGATTGGCGAAACCGATAATCAATTAAATTTCCAGCAGAAATCTCTGGCTAATAATCTGGGCACGGCCCCATTAAGTATTCTTTCTTATACCAAGGCTGGCGGTATTTTAAGCGGTACATTTAATTTTACAATAAAAATGCTAGAGCAATTTGGCCGCACACGTGTTTTATCTAGCCCAAAGATAATGGCATTAAATAATCAAACAGCGGTAATGAAAGTGGTGGAGGAGCAAGTTTACTTTACGATTAAAGTAACACCACCGGTGATTACCGATGGCAAAGTCACCACGCAAGCAACGTATGATAGTGAATTGCATACCGTGCCGATTGGTTTGGTTATGCAGGTTACACCACAAATTTCTGAAGATGGGCAGGTTGCACTGAATGTAAGGCCAACCATTACTAATATTAATTCATTTATTGAAGATCCTGCGGTAGCGATTTTAGCGGCGGCCAACAATACTCAAATTAAAAGCCTAGTGCCGATATTACAAGTCAGAGAATTTGATTCCACTTTAAAAGTAGCCAGCGGGCAGGTGGCTATTTTAGGCGGATTAATTCAGGATTCTTTAAATAATGACAGGCAAGGCGTGCCGGGTTTGTCTCGTATGCCCTATGTGGGTGATTTATTTAGTTATCGCAATGATCAAGTGAAAAAAATTGAATTAGTTGTGTTTTTACGGCCGGTGCTGATTAAAGAGAGCGGTACGGATTTGGGCAACTATCAGCAGTTTTTGCCTAATGATCAGTTTTTTAAGAATGAAGCAGATCATGATTTATCGGCTTTTCAGGCGGGGAGTGTGCCACTGGGAGCCAAACCATGAGCTTACTATTGCAAGCCCTGAAAAAAGCCGAGGAAGCGAAGCGCTTGCGTGAAGCTGCTGGGCTGACCGAAGAGCTTGCTATAGCAAATGAGCCGGAAGATGCGGCGCTAGGGCAGGGCCAGAGCAGCCCGCTGGAGCTTATCGCCCAGGTGGATGCTGCACCCTTAGCCTCTTTAGAAGTAAGCGAGGCGGTTGAAACACCGGAAGAATGGGTGTTTGTGCCTGTAGAGATAAGCGCTGAAAAGGAGGAGATTCCTGAGCCTGTTCCGTTAGCCACCGAGCCTTTGCTGGCTGACGCTGAGCCACTGTCTGCGCCTGTGCAAGTGGCAGTAGCGGAAGAAGATTTAAGCTGGCTCAAAGCTACAGCATCACCACCTTCCGTGGAGCCGCAAGCGGTGCCTCTTGTCGCGCGGGCCCCAACGGTATCTCCGCCGCCACCTGTGCCTGTATCGCCCGCACAAGCGCTAAGCAAGCCGCGCTTGCGCTCTAAAGCCTTTCCCTGGCTGGTGTTGTGTGGTGTGGTGATTGCTGCCGCAATGGGGGGCTATTTCTGGTGGCAATATCAATCGCTCAGCGTATCGCCTGGCATGCCTTCCGCACCCGCTGCGCCGCTCGCGGAGACTGATCCTATTTCGCCGCCATCACCCGCACTGCCCATGGTGCAGATGACCCCATTGCCCGCAGCGCAGATTGCATCGGAGGCCGCAGCCTTGCCCCTTCCCGCAGTAACGCTGGCTAAACGGGCTTCAGTGCTTAAGGGGGATGCCGCCCGTGTAGAAGAGCGATCCGGCGCGCCCAATGGCGCGGGTATTCGCTTTGATGCGCAAAATACCGAAGCCGCCGTACCGCTGCCGCTAGCGATGGCATATCGCTCTTTTCAGCAGGGCGATTACCGTGCGGCAGAAGAGGGCTACCGCCGCATGTTGCAGCTGGATGCGCGTAATCGTGATGCCTTGCTGGGGATGGCGGCTTTGGCGATTAAGCGGGGCGCAGGGGCTGAGGCGGCTCATTTCTACCGGCAAATTTTGTCGCTTTATCCGAGAGATGAAGTGGCTCAGTCAGCTTTGTATTCGCTTACGCCTGGCAATGAGAATTCAGAATCAGGTTTACGCCAGCTCTCGGGGCAGCATGCCGATGCTGCATTTGCCCTAGCTAATCTTTATGCGGGGCAGAATCGCTGGAGCGAGGCTCAGAGCGCGTATTTTCAAGCGCTGTCGCTTGATGTGGGCAATGCCGATTACGCATTTAACCTCGCAATCAGCCTAGAGCACTTACAAGAGAATGAAACCGCAGCAAGGTATTACCGGCAAGCTTTAGCAGGGAAAGGCTCATTTGATCGAACGCTCGCCGAAGCAAGATTGAAAGCTTTGGAGTCGCAATGATTAGGCCCGTCAGGAAATTACCGGTAGGCGATTTAGCCGGGAAAGGCTCGTTTAATCGAACGATCGTCGAAGCAAGATTGAAAGCTTTGGAGCCGCCATGAACGCGCCAGTCAGAAAGCTTCCGCTAGGCGAGCTACTGGTCTCCAAAGGCTTGCTGTCAGAAGATCAACTGCGCATCACCCTGTTTGAGCAGCGGCGTAGCGGCGTGCCTTTGGGCAAATTGATGGTGTCGCTGGGTTTTGTCTCCGAAGGTATTTTGCGTGATGCCCTTTCAGAAAATCTGGGGCAGGTCAGTGTTGATTTATCCAAGATTCTGGCCGATACGCAGGCGATTAAGCTGGTGCCAAAAGACGTGGCCAAGCGGCATATGCTGCTGCCGGTGTCGCTTGATCTGGAGAGGAATAAGCTGACGCTGGCGATGTCTAATCCTAATAATCTGGTGGCACTCGATCAGGTTCGCATGCTGCTAAAAGATAAGTACGAGCTGGAAACACTGCTCGCTGCGGAATCTGATTTAGTCCATGCCATCGATCAATACTATGGCTTTGAGCTGTCGATTGACGGCATTTTGAATGAAATTGAAACCGGTGTGATCGATTGGGCCAGCTTGCAACACGCCGAGGCCGAGTACAACCAGCCGGTGGTGCGCTTGATTGATGCATTGCTGGCCGATGCCTGCACGCGCGGCGCATCGGATATCCACTTCGAGCCAGAATCATCCTTTGTGCGGATTCGTTACCGCATCGACGGCGTGCTGCGGCAAATTCGCGCCCTGCATAAAACCTATTGGCCGGCGATGGTGGTGCGGCTGAAGGTGATGAGTAATATGAATATCGCCGAAACCCGCTCGCCGCAAGATGGCCGAATTTCGCTCACCCTAGCAGGCCGGCCACTTGATTTTCGGGTGGCGGCGCAGCCCACCACTTGGGGCGAGAATATTGTGCTGCGGATTTTGGATAGGCAGAAAGGGCTGGTTAAGCTAGATAAATTGGGCTTGAGTAAAGAAAACCTCTATTTATTGCAGCTAATGATTGCCAGGCCGGAAGGAATTATTCTGGTTACCGGCCCAACTGGCTCGGGCAAAACCACCACCCTCTATTCTATTTTAAGCAGCGTCAACACCGAAGCCGTGAACATCATGACGCTGGAAGACCCGGTGGAGTATCCGATTCCTATGCTGCGGCAAACCTCGGTGAATGAAGCCGCCAAAATGGATTTCGTAAACGGCATTCGCTCGATGATGCGGCAAGACCCGGACATTATCTTGCTGGGCGAAATCCGCGATCGTGATACTGCCGATATGGCATTTCGCGCCGCCATGACCGGCCACCAAGTTTACTCAACCCTGCATACTAACTCCGCCATCGGCTCGATTCCACGCCTACTGGATATCGGCGTGCTGCCCGATGTTTTGGCGGGCAATATCATCGGCATTATCGCCCAGCGGCTCGCCCGCAAACTTTGCCCGCTCTGCCGTGAGCCTTATGAGCCGGATGCTTTTGAGCGTCGCTTATTGGGTATTGATCCTGAGGGCGAACCGATCACCTTGTACCGTTCTAGCGGCTGCCCCAAGTGTGATCACCAAGGCTATAAGGGCCGTTTAACGGTGATGGAAGTGTTGAAAATGAGTGTCGAATTAGACGAGTTGATTGCCCGACGCGCCACACGGCTGGAAATGAAAAAAGCGGCTGAAGGCCAGGGCTTTAGAACCATGGCCGACGATGCCTGCCGCCATGTGCTGGACGGCTTGACCTCGTTGGCCGAGATTTCCCGGGTGATCGATTTAACCGACAGGGTTGCCTGAGGCTTAGAAAGGAGGATTGCAATGTATGTCCGTGAACATATTTCGCGCGTGATTGATGGCAAAACCTACAACACGCGCACCGCATTAAATTGCCATATGCATACCGAATCAAAAGATGAGCAAGGCGTGCCACATTTAATTGAGCTGTATCGCACCAAGCGCGATCAGTATTTTCTGGTTGAGCATAATATTCCTCACCCCTATATGGATGCGGATAAACGGGGGCCAATTGACGTGCTGACGCCGATTACGCTAGAGCAAGCCGAGGAGTGGGTAGAAAAATACTGCCCGTGGCGCAAGGAAAAAATTTTTGCATCCAGCAGTGAAGCCGATACGACCACACTGACGCTGCGTATAGACAAAATGACCAAAGCACAGCTCATCGCACAAGCTGCTAAACACAACCTCACACTGAATGCCTATTGCCTGCTGAAGTTAGAAAAAATCCTCTATGAGAAAGAAGCGCCACGGGGCGGCGGGGTATTTATGGAACGGGGGTTTAATCCGTCGGAGTGAGGAGGAAGTAAGCAACTGTCAACTCGTAGGGCGGCTGAAACCCGCGTATTTATTCAACATTGCTCGCGGGTTTCACTCCAGATGCGATAACTAATTTGGTTTTATCTTAGCAAACAACGAAAAAACGTAGTAACCACATTTTTGGTACGGGGCTTAAATCACCTCTTGAAGCACGCCGAAGCGAGGAATTAGCGGCTTGGGGTTTTACCAGCCCTACGAGTGGCATTCTTGTTGGTAAAGCTGCTCTCAAGGGCTGAGGGATGAGAGTACGTCTTCGGCCTTGCTTCTTTTTAGGAAAGCCAATGCAGTTTATTTATCGTGCGGTAAACAATGCAGGCCTGATCCAGAAGGGTAAGTCAGAGGCGAATAATCTGGCTGATTTAGAGTTGCGTCTGGAGCGGATCGGCCTAAGCCTGATCGCGGGTAAGGCCGCTCCGGTGGGAGGGCTGTTGGGCGGCAAGAAGGTAGGTCGGCGCGAGCTGATTACGTTTACTTTTCATATGGAGCAGCTTACCCGTGCCGGGGTATCGATTCTGGAAGGTTTATCTGATTTGCGTGATAGTTTGGAAGAGCCGTGCTTTCGTGAAGTGATTGCTAATTTAATTGAAGATATCGAAGGCGGACGGCAGTTTTCACAGGCGCTGGCTGCTCACCCCCAAGTATTTGATTTAATTTATGTGAATCTGATTCGGGCGGGTGAGGCCAGTGGAAAGTTGCCCGATGTATTACTGAGTTTAAGCGATTCATTAAAGTGGCAGGACGAGCTGATTTCGCAAACAAAAAAAATTGTGATGTATCCGGCTTTTGTCGGGGTATTGGTGGTGGGGGTAATTACATTTTTAATGATTTATTTAGTACCCCAATTGGTTTCTTTTGTGGCGGCTATGCAGCAAACGTTGCCACTCAATACGCGTATTCTTATTGCAGTCTCAAATATATTTATTCATTACTGGTGGGCCTTATTTGGCACGCCGGTTGTTTTGTTTTTTATATTTCGTTTGCGTTTAAGGCACGATGCAAAGTTCCGTCACCGTTTTGATGGCTGGAAACTCACTACTCCGCCATTTGGCCCTATTTTGCATAAAATTATTCTGGCGCGTTTTGCTAATTTCTTTGCGCTGATGTATGCCGCAGGGATTCCTATTCTGGATTGCATCAAAATATCGGAAGGGATTGTAAGTAATAGCGTGGTGGCCGAATCATTGCAGCGAGTTCAGGCGCAAATCAGGGAGGGGCAAGGGGTTACGGCAAGTTTTAGTCAGGAAGAAATGTTTCCGCCTCTGGTGCTGCGCATGCTGAAAGTAGGGGAAAGCACCGGCCAGCTGGATCATGGCCTGCTCAATGTCGCTTATTTTTATAACCGTGATGTAAAAGAATCTATTGAGCGCGTTCAGGCGCTGATCGAGCCATCGCTTACCGTGGTGCTGGGCCTGATTCTGGCGTGGATTATGTCTTCAGTGCTTGGCCCTATTTTCGATACCATCAGTAAATTGCGATGAGCCACTACACACTTCTCTTATCTAATACCCGGCTGATTGCCTTTCATTTGGAAAAAAATCAGCTGCTTGAACATGCGCATTTTGCTTTAGATGATGCGGGTAAAGAGGCTTTTGAAGGCTATCTGGAGGTCTGGAAAGAAGCTGTTTTTAGCCTTTTAGTCGATGTGGTTGAGGAAGATTTTCAGCTGGAATCAATCCCCCACCTCGGGCGCAGCGATCGCAATGCCTTGTTGGCCAGACGACTAGATCAAAATTACCGTACCACGCCTTACCGGCGTGCCTTTGTGCAGAGCTTAGCTAAATCAGGCGGGCAGGATAAGGTGCTGATGTCGGCACTTACCTTGGTTGCGCCGGTTGATGCCATTGTGAATGCCTTACTAGCCAAAAAAATAGTTCTGCAAGGTATCTATTCTGCGGCCCTGCTGGCCGGGGAAATGGTGCATAAATCGGGCTTGGGCCTTGAGCATTATT encodes the following:
- the mshL gene encoding pilus (MSHA type) biogenesis protein MshL, whose amino-acid sequence is MRWQILILFFLLTACAGQSGLQVENGRHLESKPIASQIPKPVVSSPVLPKPRAAAKTATYSVVVHNVPVNEILFALGRDAKINVDVHAGVSGSVTLNAINQTLPQILERMSRQVDLRWDLENGVLTVTPDIPYLKTYKMNYFNLSRNVKSNVTLANSVSGRGSSGSGNSSSTQIEMLAEHQLWKKIENNLKELLGVSADSKSAGAQLGSIVQDRSAQAVKNNESTDKKEVVKTAADAAKIAKDVAQTNKINLEIEKLKTGESLPINKASPTVDLNSNRLVILNPETGVVTIRASQKEHAKVAEYLNAVQGGALRQVLIEATIVEVLLSDQYQAGVDWSRIGETDNQLNFQQKSLANNLGTAPLSILSYTKAGGILSGTFNFTIKMLEQFGRTRVLSSPKIMALNNQTAVMKVVEEQVYFTIKVTPPVITDGKVTTQATYDSELHTVPIGLVMQVTPQISEDGQVALNVRPTITNINSFIEDPAVAILAAANNTQIKSLVPILQVREFDSTLKVASGQVAILGGLIQDSLNNDRQGVPGLSRMPYVGDLFSYRNDQVKKIELVVFLRPVLIKESGTDLGNYQQFLPNDQFFKNEADHDLSAFQAGSVPLGAKP
- a CDS encoding type II secretion system F family protein yields the protein MQFIYRAVNNAGLIQKGKSEANNLADLELRLERIGLSLIAGKAAPVGGLLGGKKVGRRELITFTFHMEQLTRAGVSILEGLSDLRDSLEEPCFREVIANLIEDIEGGRQFSQALAAHPQVFDLIYVNLIRAGEASGKLPDVLLSLSDSLKWQDELISQTKKIVMYPAFVGVLVVGVITFLMIYLVPQLVSFVAAMQQTLPLNTRILIAVSNIFIHYWWALFGTPVVLFFIFRLRLRHDAKFRHRFDGWKLTTPPFGPILHKIILARFANFFALMYAAGIPILDCIKISEGIVSNSVVAESLQRVQAQIREGQGVTASFSQEEMFPPLVLRMLKVGESTGQLDHGLLNVAYFYNRDVKESIERVQALIEPSLTVVLGLILAWIMSSVLGPIFDTISKLR
- a CDS encoding tetratricopeptide repeat protein encodes the protein MSLLLQALKKAEEAKRLREAAGLTEELAIANEPEDAALGQGQSSPLELIAQVDAAPLASLEVSEAVETPEEWVFVPVEISAEKEEIPEPVPLATEPLLADAEPLSAPVQVAVAEEDLSWLKATASPPSVEPQAVPLVARAPTVSPPPPVPVSPAQALSKPRLRSKAFPWLVLCGVVIAAAMGGYFWWQYQSLSVSPGMPSAPAAPLAETDPISPPSPALPMVQMTPLPAAQIASEAAALPLPAVTLAKRASVLKGDAARVEERSGAPNGAGIRFDAQNTEAAVPLPLAMAYRSFQQGDYRAAEEGYRRMLQLDARNRDALLGMAALAIKRGAGAEAAHFYRQILSLYPRDEVAQSALYSLTPGNENSESGLRQLSGQHADAAFALANLYAGQNRWSEAQSAYFQALSLDVGNADYAFNLAISLEHLQENETAARYYRQALAGKGSFDRTLAEARLKALESQ
- a CDS encoding GspE/PulE family protein; the protein is MNAPVRKLPLGELLVSKGLLSEDQLRITLFEQRRSGVPLGKLMVSLGFVSEGILRDALSENLGQVSVDLSKILADTQAIKLVPKDVAKRHMLLPVSLDLERNKLTLAMSNPNNLVALDQVRMLLKDKYELETLLAAESDLVHAIDQYYGFELSIDGILNEIETGVIDWASLQHAEAEYNQPVVRLIDALLADACTRGASDIHFEPESSFVRIRYRIDGVLRQIRALHKTYWPAMVVRLKVMSNMNIAETRSPQDGRISLTLAGRPLDFRVAAQPTTWGENIVLRILDRQKGLVKLDKLGLSKENLYLLQLMIARPEGIILVTGPTGSGKTTTLYSILSSVNTEAVNIMTLEDPVEYPIPMLRQTSVNEAAKMDFVNGIRSMMRQDPDIILLGEIRDRDTADMAFRAAMTGHQVYSTLHTNSAIGSIPRLLDIGVLPDVLAGNIIGIIAQRLARKLCPLCREPYEPDAFERRLLGIDPEGEPITLYRSSGCPKCDHQGYKGRLTVMEVLKMSVELDELIARRATRLEMKKAAEGQGFRTMADDACRHVLDGLTSLAEISRVIDLTDRVA